Proteins encoded within one genomic window of Glandiceps talaboti chromosome 3, keGlaTala1.1, whole genome shotgun sequence:
- the LOC144454022 gene encoding vitellogenin-like yields MTLRWVGREHTLYATLQNAHYVGKLCGLLGDADGDKTNDYVTREGRETRDSNEFAGSWKVPDVSCEYE; encoded by the exons ATGACATTACGTTGGGTCGGTAGGGAACACACCTTGTATGCGACACTTCAGAATGCACACTATGTAGGTAAACTTTGTGGCCTCCTCGGTGATGCTGATGGGGATAAGACTAATGATTACGTCACACGTGAAGGCAGAGAAACAAGAGATTCTAATGAATTTGCAGGGAGTTGGAAAGTTCCCGACGTTAG TTGCGAGTACGAATAA